Proteins encoded in a region of the Bombina bombina isolate aBomBom1 chromosome 12, aBomBom1.pri, whole genome shotgun sequence genome:
- the GPR173 gene encoding probable G-protein coupled receptor 173, with the protein MANGSESEELSGSLAQSTAISTHLKLVLLGFIICASLAGNLLVSLLVLKDRSLHKAPYYFLLDLCLADAIRSSACFPFVLLSIRNGSAWAYSLLSCKVVAFMAVLFCFHASFMLFCISVTRYMAIAHHRFYSKRMTLWTCIAVICMVWTLSVAMAFPPVFDVGTYKFIREEDQCIFEHRYFKANDTLGFMLMLAVLIVATHIVYAKLLLFEYRHRKMKPVQMVPAISQNWTFHGPGATGQAAANWIAGFGRGPMPPTLLGIRQNTHTANRRLLGMDEFKSEKRLGRMFYGITLSFLVLWSPYIVACYWRVFVKTCSIPHRYLSTAVWMTFTQAGVNPIMCFLLNKDLKSCLQLHIPCWRTKALLPREPYCVM; encoded by the coding sequence ATGGCTAATGGCAGCGAGTCAGAGGAGCTGTCTGGCTCTCTAGCCCAGTCGACAGCTATCTCTACTCACCTCAAGCTGGTACTACTGGGGTTTATCATTTGTGCCAGCTTAGCAGGCAACCTACTGGTTTCCCTGCTGGTGCTGAAAGACCGCTCCTTGCACAAGGCCCCATACTACTTCTTGCTGGATCTTTGCCTTGCTGATGCCATCCGATCATCGGCCTGCTTTCCATTTGTCCTGCTTTCCATCCGCAATGGCTCAGCTTGGGCTTACAGTCTGCTGAGTTGTAAAGTAGTAGCATTTATGGCAGTTCTCTTCTGCTTCCATGCCTCATTCATGCTCTTCTGCATTAGTGTCACCCGCTACATGGCCATCGCCCACCATCGATTCTATTCCAAGAGGATGACTCTCTGGACGTGCATTGCAGTTATCTGCATGGTATGGACTCTTTCAGTTGCCATGGCCTTTCCACCAGTCTTTGATGTGGGCACTTACAAGTTTATCCGTGAAGAGGACCAGTGCATTTTTGAGCATCGTTACTTCAAGGCCAATGATACACTAGGATTTATGCTCATGTTGGCGGTGCTCATTGTTGCTACACATATTGTTTATGCCAAACTACTCCTCTTTGAGTACCGCCATCGCAAAATGAAGCCAGTGCAGATGGTGCCGGCCATCAGTCAAAACTGGACATTCCATGGCCCAGGGGCTACAGGTCAAGCAGCGGCCAACTGGATTGCTGGATTTGGTAGGGGACCAATGCCACCCACTTTGCTGGGAATTCGTCAGAACACCCATACAGCCAACAGGCGCCTTTTGGGTATGGATGAGTTTAAAAGTGAGAAGAGGTTGGGGCGGATGTTTTATGGAATCACCCTCAGTTTTTTGGTGCTTTGGTCACCGTACATTGTGGCCTGCTACTGGAGGGTATTTGTCAAAACCTGCAGCATTCCCCATCGCTACTTGTCCACTGCAGTGTGGATGACATTCACTCAGGCCGGGGTTAACCCTATCATGTGTTTCCTTCTCAATAAAGATCTGAAGAGCTGCCTACAGCTCCACATCCCGTGTTGGAGGACGAAAGCCTTGCTACCGAGAGAGCCTTACTGCGTGATGTAA